The following coding sequences lie in one Rutidosis leptorrhynchoides isolate AG116_Rl617_1_P2 chromosome 6, CSIRO_AGI_Rlap_v1, whole genome shotgun sequence genomic window:
- the LOC139854727 gene encoding uncharacterized protein: MELIKKVNVNLPLFDVITGMPKYVRFMKNFLTNQKKMESISSVTLNVAYTAVVPNQLPKKLKDLGYFTIPCLLGELDLDERIPLILGRTFLNAARCLIDVYGQQLTLSTGDQNEAFAINKALKYPVYLDDTCYYLQTVDTHVEFLQEFLELQGTCECEIANGEEDMLDEVDLMTTLMAEGYEPIEKEHKELEKANAYRSKTLIEEPPELELKPLPEHLEYTFLQEESKLPVIIAADLSVSQKSKLVFVLKAHKPAISWKIQDIKGISPSYCTHKILMEDNFKLCVQRQR; the protein is encoded by the exons ATGGAGTTAATTAAGAAAGTGAATGTCAACTTACCCCTTTTTGATGTTATTACGGGGATGCCCAAGTATGTTCGGTTTATGAAGAATTTTCTCACCAACCAGAAAAAGATGGAAAGCATTTCATCAGTGACTTTAAATGTAGCATATACAGCGGTGGTGCCAAACCAACTTCCCAAGAAGTTGAAAGATCTGGGTTATTTTACTATTCCTTGTTTATTGGGGGAGCTTGACT tggatgaaaggattccacttattttgggtcggacATTTTTAAATGCTGCTAGATGTCttattgatgtttatggccaacaatTGACCCTTAGTACAGGTGACCAAAATGAGGCCTTTGCTATTAATAAGGCTTTAAAATACCCCGTGTACttagatgatacttgttattatttgcaaaccgtggaCACGCATGTTGAGTTTTTGCAGGAGTTTCTAGAATTGCAGGGAACATGTGAATGTGAAATAGCAAATGGTGAAGAAGATATGTTGGATGAGGTGGATTTGATGACCACCTTAATGGCCGAGGGTTATGAGCCAATCGAGAAAGAGCATAAGGAGTTGGAAAAAGCAAATGCATATAGGAGTAAAACTTTAATTGAAGAACCTCCTGAGTTAGAGTTGAAACCACTCCCGGAACATCTTGAGTATACTTTTCTACAGGAGGAGTCTAAACTCCCGGTGATTATTGCTGCTGATCTTTCTGTAAGTCAAAAatctaaacttgttttcgtgttgaaagcccataaaccggctatCTCATGGAAAATTCAGGATattaagggtataagtccctcttattgtacacacaaAATTCTCATGGAAGATAACTTCAAACTGTGTGTGCAACGACAGAGGTGA